A window of the Virgibacillus pantothenticus genome harbors these coding sequences:
- a CDS encoding undecaprenyl-diphosphate phosphatase, giving the protein MADLSIILKYLLLGLFQGFTEPIPISSSGHLVMLRDILNLQVELAGLSFEILVNFGSLIAVLVIFRKDLIRLTRNGLRYIFQRDRDSEATADFQFILFLIIATIPTGVLGFLLEDYISEQLSKPIIVGYTLLITGAALWVIRNLHGKKNDGDLTIKDALIVGAAQAVSLIPGISRSGATIVAAMLVGMKRETAFRFSFLLYIPVSLGVTILGVSDIVNDDKFSALLIPYAIAFLASIIASYFALKWFANIMAKGNLKYFSFYCFIVGILAIIYFL; this is encoded by the coding sequence ATAGCTGATCTGAGCATCATTTTAAAATATTTACTACTTGGTTTATTTCAAGGGTTCACGGAACCAATTCCTATCTCATCAAGTGGCCATTTAGTTATGCTTCGAGATATACTGAATCTTCAAGTCGAATTGGCTGGATTGTCATTTGAAATTCTAGTAAATTTCGGCTCACTAATTGCAGTTTTAGTCATTTTTCGTAAAGATTTAATTCGTCTGACAAGAAATGGGCTACGCTATATTTTCCAAAGAGATAGAGACTCTGAAGCAACAGCTGACTTCCAGTTTATTTTATTCTTGATTATAGCGACAATCCCTACTGGGGTCTTAGGTTTTTTATTAGAGGATTATATTAGTGAACAACTAAGTAAACCTATCATCGTTGGTTATACACTGCTGATTACTGGGGCAGCTCTATGGGTGATTCGTAATCTTCACGGGAAGAAAAACGATGGTGACTTAACGATTAAAGATGCCCTTATTGTCGGTGCAGCCCAGGCTGTTTCTTTAATTCCTGGTATTAGCCGTTCTGGTGCAACCATTGTTGCTGCAATGCTTGTCGGTATGAAGCGAGAAACAGCGTTCCGTTTTTCATTTTTACTTTATATTCCAGTTAGCCTTGGAGTTACTATTTTAGGAGTTAGTGATATCGTAAATGATGATAAATTTAGCGCACTATTAATTCCTTATGCCATTGCGTTTTTAGCATCCATCATTGCTTCTTACTTCGCACTTAAATGGTTTGCCAATATTATGGCGAAAGGAAATTTGAAGTATTTTAGTTTTTATTGTTTTATAGTCGGAATACTGGCGATCATCTATTTTTTATAG
- a CDS encoding metal-sulfur cluster assembly factor — MDEALKENLWGALENVIDPELGIDIVNLGLIYDVELDEEGLCKVTMTLTAMGCPLAGHIEQDVKHVLSDIPEVKETEVNIVWNPPWGKERMSRYAKIALGIPD; from the coding sequence ATGGATGAAGCTCTAAAAGAAAACCTATGGGGCGCATTAGAGAATGTTATTGACCCTGAATTAGGCATTGATATCGTCAATTTAGGTTTAATATATGATGTAGAATTAGATGAAGAAGGTCTATGCAAAGTTACCATGACACTTACTGCTATGGGCTGTCCACTTGCTGGACATATCGAGCAGGATGTTAAGCATGTATTGTCAGATATTCCAGAGGTTAAAGAGACAGAAGTTAACATTGTTTGGAATCCCCCGTGGGGAAAGGAAAGAATGTCACGTTACGCAAAAATTGCGTTAGGCATTCCAGATTAA
- a CDS encoding BMP family ABC transporter substrate-binding protein, which yields MRIFLAVVSVLMMLSILSSCSSSPAQKQLQNVGMLLSENISDQVWNEKGYQGLVSLGEKFGIDVFYKEKIVTEKEIIEAVEEFSNKGVNLIFGHNSHYGKYFADIAENYTHIHFVYFNGSYAAENVTSFTFDTHAAGYFAGMLSGKMTATNKVGIVAAYEWQPEIEGFFEGVKNANPEVEVELAFLNDWNDTQTANDVYQQMKLGGTDVFYPIGDAFSKEIIKQAEKDDVYAIGYMTDQSELAEDVVLTSTVQHVDELYHYVAEQMNEGNLTGELKTVDFQDGVVSLAPFNDEVPVSYQYEMNQAIEHYTETGLFPQL from the coding sequence TTGCGAATTTTTCTTGCAGTTGTCAGCGTGTTGATGATGCTAAGTATATTAAGTAGTTGCAGTTCTTCCCCAGCTCAAAAACAATTACAGAATGTAGGCATGCTTTTAAGTGAAAACATCTCTGATCAAGTATGGAATGAAAAAGGTTACCAAGGTCTTGTTTCATTAGGAGAAAAGTTTGGTATTGATGTGTTCTATAAAGAAAAAATTGTAACGGAAAAAGAGATTATCGAAGCAGTAGAGGAATTTTCAAATAAAGGAGTAAACCTTATTTTTGGGCACAATTCGCATTATGGAAAATACTTTGCAGATATTGCTGAAAATTATACGCATATTCACTTTGTTTATTTTAATGGATCTTATGCAGCAGAAAATGTAACCAGTTTTACATTCGATACGCATGCGGCGGGTTATTTTGCAGGTATGTTATCTGGAAAAATGACTGCTACAAATAAAGTAGGGATTGTTGCGGCTTATGAATGGCAACCAGAAATTGAGGGCTTCTTTGAAGGGGTTAAAAACGCAAATCCAGAAGTAGAAGTGGAATTGGCTTTTTTAAATGATTGGAATGATACACAAACAGCAAACGACGTCTATCAGCAAATGAAACTTGGTGGTACTGATGTTTTTTACCCGATAGGTGATGCCTTCAGTAAAGAAATAATTAAACAAGCAGAAAAAGATGATGTTTACGCAATTGGATATATGACAGATCAATCTGAATTAGCAGAGGATGTTGTTCTAACTTCGACTGTTCAACATGTAGACGAGCTTTACCATTATGTGGCTGAACAAATGAATGAAGGCAATTTAACTGGAGAATTGAAAACAGTCGATTTTCAGGATGGGGTTGTTTCTCTAGCGCCTTTCAATGATGAAGTACCTGTCTCTTATCAATATGAAATGAATCAGGCAATTGAACACTATACAGAGACTGGCTTATTCCCTCAATTGTAG
- a CDS encoding YjzD family protein, which translates to MRYIVTLIWACLIGAAVSYVLSSMGSEPFNLTATIGLAVVFFITISVLGDGILKEDN; encoded by the coding sequence ATGCGATACATTGTTACACTTATCTGGGCATGTTTAATAGGGGCTGCTGTATCCTATGTCCTGTCAAGTATGGGAAGTGAACCTTTCAATTTAACAGCAACGATAGGTTTAGCGGTCGTCTTTTTTATTACGATCTCTGTATTAGGCGACGGTATTTTGAAAGAAGATAACTAA